One Thioclava electrotropha DNA segment encodes these proteins:
- a CDS encoding Crp/Fnr family transcriptional regulator, with the protein MTRNFRNCPFVDNPAFMAPDAHEEAIAEAARAGELRMPAGQTVVMEGNEPQRFFTLLEGQAMRYRMLEDGRRQVLNFLFPGDLIGLDAIMMGMASHTTEALTPVKLSVFDRKQVWELFSKMPQRAMMLTWQVAREEHFLSDALVTVGQRSAREALAWAFVTLFERGSQTGLVRDGKMPFPVRQQDLADALGLSLVHTNKTLARLRSEGLVRWAQGILELPDLERLADIGVVELGAGPPRYYL; encoded by the coding sequence ATAATCCCGCCTTCATGGCGCCCGATGCGCACGAGGAAGCAATCGCCGAAGCCGCCCGCGCGGGCGAGCTACGGATGCCCGCAGGGCAGACCGTCGTGATGGAAGGCAACGAACCGCAACGCTTCTTCACCTTGCTCGAGGGCCAGGCGATGCGCTACCGGATGCTGGAAGACGGGCGGCGCCAAGTGCTCAATTTCCTCTTCCCCGGCGATCTGATCGGCCTCGACGCCATCATGATGGGCATGGCCTCGCATACGACCGAGGCGCTGACCCCGGTAAAGCTCAGCGTTTTCGACCGTAAACAAGTGTGGGAGCTTTTCTCGAAGATGCCGCAGCGCGCGATGATGCTGACATGGCAGGTCGCGCGCGAGGAGCATTTCCTGAGCGATGCGCTGGTGACGGTCGGGCAGCGCTCGGCGCGCGAAGCGCTCGCATGGGCCTTCGTCACTCTGTTCGAGCGCGGATCGCAGACCGGGCTGGTGCGCGACGGCAAGATGCCGTTCCCGGTGCGGCAGCAGGATCTCGCGGATGCGCTCGGGCTATCGCTCGTTCACACCAACAAGACACTTGCCCGTCTGAGGTCCGAGGGGCTGGTCAGATGGGCGCAGGGGATTCTCGAATTGCCCGATCTCGAACGGCTTGCCGATATAGGAGTCGTCGAGCTCGGGGCCGGGCCACCGCGCTACTATTTATAG